The Bacillota bacterium LX-D genome includes a window with the following:
- a CDS encoding recombinase family protein, whose protein sequence is MKQERIAAIYTRVSTEEQRNEGCSLEAQEEELMNYAQRKGYKVFDVYRDGGYSGKDFTRPEIQRLFRDMAENKFDAIIVWRLDRLSRSNKDILTLIDDELTPRDIKLLVSTCDIDSSTIEGKMFISLQGTFAEYERNVIINRVKAGMKKRASNGEFNGGIMLGYDVVDRKLVPNEEEAKIVREIFELRAEGHGYKTIANIMNSCGHKTKKGNNFSTIAIKTILNNKEYAGLNTWGKKEDWNIKRRKGKVEVMPERKGSHQPIISMELWEKVQAVNKANAEVFTPIKSYSGNFFLSGVLKCPVCGAGMVMSKNKKRGNKGFYRYYMCQAYHQKGKVACSSNLVVADWVEQEVLNVLKELIADMNLVEDILDKIDEGYKRDKTPLELNLNELNLRKAEHEKKINILDEKYLAGELEAANFNRLTSKLQSEIDEITEMIEKVERELTRLQSRVDINANMVVEILANFNELFDLADEQEKKELIRAIIKEIHVSKDRKELKQISLWVGDDICLPATKERRTLSQVTAKNDLNLCVIRVGAFSLAKAKDRLLTEQIRLNY, encoded by the coding sequence ATGAAACAAGAGAGGATTGCAGCTATTTATACACGAGTTAGTACAGAAGAACAAAGAAATGAAGGATGCTCGCTAGAAGCTCAAGAAGAGGAGCTTATGAACTACGCCCAAAGAAAAGGATACAAGGTTTTTGATGTTTATAGGGATGGTGGTTACTCGGGTAAGGATTTTACCAGACCGGAAATACAGCGGCTATTTAGAGATATGGCTGAAAATAAGTTTGATGCAATCATTGTTTGGCGGCTCGACCGACTTTCCAGAAGTAATAAGGATATTCTAACCCTCATTGATGATGAACTGACTCCCAGAGATATAAAGTTGCTTGTAAGTACATGTGACATTGATTCATCCACCATTGAGGGGAAAATGTTTATTAGTCTTCAAGGTACATTCGCCGAATATGAACGGAATGTGATAATAAACAGGGTTAAAGCAGGAATGAAAAAGAGAGCAAGCAATGGAGAGTTTAACGGGGGGATAATGCTTGGGTATGATGTTGTTGATAGAAAACTTGTACCGAATGAGGAAGAGGCGAAAATAGTTAGGGAAATCTTTGAACTTAGAGCAGAAGGACATGGATACAAGACAATTGCAAACATAATGAATAGCTGCGGTCACAAGACAAAAAAAGGAAACAATTTCAGCACTATAGCAATTAAAACAATATTGAATAACAAGGAATATGCGGGATTAAATACATGGGGGAAGAAAGAGGACTGGAACATAAAGCGCAGGAAAGGCAAGGTAGAGGTAATGCCTGAGCGAAAAGGTAGTCATCAGCCTATAATTTCCATGGAGCTATGGGAGAAAGTTCAGGCTGTGAATAAGGCTAATGCTGAAGTTTTTACCCCTATCAAATCATATAGTGGTAACTTTTTCCTATCCGGTGTCTTGAAATGTCCTGTATGCGGTGCTGGAATGGTTATGAGTAAGAACAAGAAGCGGGGGAATAAAGGTTTTTATCGTTACTATATGTGCCAGGCATATCATCAAAAAGGAAAAGTAGCGTGTTCTTCAAATCTTGTTGTTGCAGATTGGGTAGAGCAGGAAGTATTAAATGTGCTGAAAGAACTTATAGCAGATATGAACTTAGTTGAAGATATTTTAGACAAAATTGATGAAGGCTACAAACGGGATAAAACTCCCTTAGAACTAAACCTTAATGAACTAAACCTAAGAAAGGCTGAACATGAGAAAAAAATAAACATTCTTGATGAAAAATATCTTGCCGGGGAACTGGAAGCAGCCAATTTCAATCGTCTCACAAGTAAACTTCAATCAGAGATTGACGAAATTACCGAAATGATAGAAAAAGTTGAAAGAGAACTTACAAGACTGCAATCCAGGGTGGATATTAACGCCAACATGGTTGTTGAAATATTGGCTAACTTCAATGAACTGTTTGACCTAGCAGATGAGCAGGAGAAGAAGGAGTTAATTAGGGCAATTATCAAGGAAATTCATGTGTCCAAAGACAGGAAGGAGCTTAAGCAAATTTCCCTTTGGGTCGGTGATGATATATGTTTACCAGCAACAAAGGAGCGCAGAACCTTATCACAAGTAACGGCGAAAAATGACCTCAACCTTTGCGTAATTCGGGTTGGGGCTTTTTCATTGGCTAAAGCAAAAGACCGGCTCTTGACTGAACAAATTAGACTCAACTATTAG